The following are encoded together in the Odocoileus virginianus isolate 20LAN1187 ecotype Illinois chromosome 28, Ovbor_1.2, whole genome shotgun sequence genome:
- the MRPL21 gene encoding large ribosomal subunit protein bL21m isoform X2 encodes MQPQRPESVGTRSRYIPKTSLSSPPWPEVVLPDPVEEARHHAEVVEKVNELIARGQYGRLFAVVHFASHQWKVTSEDLILIENKLDIACGERIRLEKVLLVGADDFTLLGRPLLGKDLVRVEATVIEKTESWPRVNMRFQKRKNYKRKRIIVNPQTILRINTIEIAPRLC; translated from the exons ATGCAGCCGCAGCGTCCTGAGAGCGTCGGGACCCGGAGCCG ATACATTCCTAAAACCTCACTGAGTTCACCACCTTGGCCAGAAGTTGTTCTGCCAGACCCCGTGGAGGAGGCCAGGCACCACGCAG AGGTCGTGGAGAAGGTGAACGAGCTCATCGCCAGGGGCCAGTATGGCAGGCTCTTCGCCGTGGTGCACTTTGCCAGCCACCAGTGGAAGGTCACCTCTGAAGACCTGATTCTAATTGAGAACAAGTTAGACATTGCCTGCGGAGAGAGGATTCGGCTGGAGAAG GTCCTGCTGGTTGGGGCCGACGACTTCACACTCCTCGGCAGACCCCTGCTCGG AAAGGACCTTGTCCGAGTAGAAGCGACGGTCATCGAAAAGACAGAATCGTGGCCAAGAGTCAACATGagatttcagaaaaggaaaaactataaaaggaagagaa tcaTCGTGAACCCGCAGACCATCCTCCGGATAAACACCATCGAGATTGCTCCCCGTCTGTGTTGA
- the MRPL21 gene encoding large ribosomal subunit protein bL21m isoform X1, whose protein sequence is MAAAVATWALPVTFGRLASACSRSVLRASGPGAASLWSASRRFSSQSASSPRGYIPKTSLSSPPWPEVVLPDPVEEARHHAEVVEKVNELIARGQYGRLFAVVHFASHQWKVTSEDLILIENKLDIACGERIRLEKVLLVGADDFTLLGRPLLGKDLVRVEATVIEKTESWPRVNMRFQKRKNYKRKRIIVNPQTILRINTIEIAPRLC, encoded by the exons ATGGCTGCGGCCGTGGCGACCTGGGCCCTGCCGGTCACCTTCGGGCGGCTGGCGTCTGCATGCAGCCGCAGCGTCCTGAGAGCGTCGGGACCCGGAGCCG CTTCCCTGTGGTCCGCGTCTCGGAGGTTCAGTTCGCAGAGCGCTTCGTCTCCGCGAGG ATACATTCCTAAAACCTCACTGAGTTCACCACCTTGGCCAGAAGTTGTTCTGCCAGACCCCGTGGAGGAGGCCAGGCACCACGCAG AGGTCGTGGAGAAGGTGAACGAGCTCATCGCCAGGGGCCAGTATGGCAGGCTCTTCGCCGTGGTGCACTTTGCCAGCCACCAGTGGAAGGTCACCTCTGAAGACCTGATTCTAATTGAGAACAAGTTAGACATTGCCTGCGGAGAGAGGATTCGGCTGGAGAAG GTCCTGCTGGTTGGGGCCGACGACTTCACACTCCTCGGCAGACCCCTGCTCGG AAAGGACCTTGTCCGAGTAGAAGCGACGGTCATCGAAAAGACAGAATCGTGGCCAAGAGTCAACATGagatttcagaaaaggaaaaactataaaaggaagagaa tcaTCGTGAACCCGCAGACCATCCTCCGGATAAACACCATCGAGATTGCTCCCCGTCTGTGTTGA